One genomic segment of Desertifilum tharense IPPAS B-1220 includes these proteins:
- the ppsA gene encoding phosphoenolpyruvate synthase, which yields MFTTPKNHNLPPLDRDNKETAFVLWFEQVGIDDVPLVGGKNASLGEMIRQLTPKGVNVPTGFATTAYAFRYFMEKAGLEARLRRLLEDLDVENVNNLRDRGRQARTMILDTPFPPELEQAIINAYVQLSERYGVGVEMCEMLSGDELKECLSRHSGVDVAVRSSATAEDLPDASFAGQQESYLNINGINGVLEACHMCFASLFTDRAISYRTIKDFNHFEVALSVGVQKMVRSDLATSGVMFSIDTETGFKNAALVTAAYGLGENVVQGVVNPDEYIVFKPTLKEGYRPILEKRLGSKEIKMIYDIGGSRPTTNVPVPKADQGKYALNDEEILKLAEWACIIEDHYSNVRGTYSPMDIEWAKDGTSGDLFVVQARPETVHSQKTSNVLKTYKLKGKPDSQPLLTGRAVGEMIGQGKVRIIVDLRKLDEFQEGEVLVTTRTDPDWEPIMKKASAVITNQGGRTCHAAIIARELGLPAIVGCDNATEILKDDQEVTVSCAEGEEGRIYPGLLPFEVEELYLDDLPNTRTKVLMNVGNPKEAFRLSLIPNDGVGLARTEFIIANQIKVHPLALLHFETLKDKGAKWEISQLTGLYEEMSEYFVDKLASGIGMLAAAFYPKPVIVRMSDLKSNEYANLIGGQEFEPEEENPMMGWRGASRYYDPKYREAFGLECQVFKRVRNEMGLTNVIPMIPFCRTPNEGRKVLEEMAKHGLVRGENGLQVYVMCELPSNIELADRFSEIFDGFSIGSNDLTQLTLGLDRDSALVSHLFDERDEAVKRKLERVIATAKQFNRKIGICGQAPSDYPEFAQFLVEQGIDSISLNPDSVLKTRLAIAKTESEIL from the coding sequence ATGTTTACAACCCCCAAAAATCACAACCTTCCCCCATTAGATAGAGACAATAAGGAAACCGCATTTGTCCTTTGGTTTGAACAAGTTGGAATTGATGATGTCCCCCTAGTGGGCGGCAAAAATGCCTCCTTGGGCGAAATGATTCGCCAACTCACCCCCAAAGGCGTCAACGTCCCCACAGGATTTGCCACCACCGCCTACGCCTTCCGCTACTTCATGGAAAAAGCCGGACTCGAAGCCCGTTTGCGCCGTTTGTTAGAAGATTTAGACGTTGAGAATGTCAACAATTTGCGCGATCGCGGCAGACAAGCGCGGACAATGATCCTAGACACCCCCTTCCCCCCAGAACTAGAACAAGCCATCATTAACGCCTACGTCCAACTATCCGAACGGTATGGCGTCGGGGTGGAAATGTGCGAGATGCTGAGTGGAGATGAACTCAAAGAATGTCTCAGTCGCCATAGCGGGGTAGATGTCGCCGTTCGTTCTAGCGCCACCGCCGAAGACTTACCCGATGCTAGCTTTGCAGGCCAACAAGAAAGCTACCTCAACATTAACGGTATTAACGGCGTCCTCGAAGCCTGTCATATGTGCTTCGCCTCCCTATTTACAGACCGCGCCATCTCCTACCGTACCATCAAAGATTTCAATCATTTCGAGGTCGCCTTATCCGTTGGCGTCCAGAAAATGGTGCGTTCCGACCTCGCCACCTCCGGCGTCATGTTCTCCATCGATACCGAAACTGGCTTTAAAAATGCCGCCTTAGTCACCGCCGCCTATGGCTTAGGCGAAAACGTCGTCCAAGGCGTGGTTAACCCGGATGAGTATATCGTCTTCAAACCCACCCTTAAAGAAGGCTATCGTCCCATCCTAGAGAAACGCCTGGGCAGCAAAGAAATTAAGATGATTTACGATATTGGCGGGAGTCGTCCCACAACCAACGTCCCCGTTCCCAAAGCAGACCAAGGCAAATATGCCCTGAATGACGAAGAAATTCTCAAACTCGCAGAATGGGCCTGCATTATTGAAGACCATTATTCCAACGTTCGGGGAACCTATAGCCCAATGGATATTGAATGGGCAAAAGATGGCACCTCTGGAGACTTATTCGTCGTTCAGGCGCGTCCTGAAACCGTCCATTCCCAGAAAACCAGTAACGTCCTCAAAACCTATAAACTGAAAGGAAAACCGGACTCTCAACCCTTACTCACAGGTCGCGCCGTGGGTGAAATGATTGGTCAGGGTAAGGTGCGAATTATTGTAGACCTCCGCAAATTAGATGAGTTTCAAGAAGGGGAAGTGTTAGTTACCACTCGCACAGACCCCGACTGGGAACCTATTATGAAGAAAGCCAGCGCCGTGATTACCAACCAAGGGGGACGCACCTGTCACGCTGCTATTATTGCGCGAGAATTGGGGCTTCCGGCGATTGTCGGCTGCGATAATGCGACAGAAATTCTCAAAGATGACCAGGAAGTAACGGTCTCTTGTGCGGAAGGGGAAGAAGGGCGCATTTACCCAGGTTTATTACCGTTTGAAGTCGAAGAACTCTACCTAGATGATTTACCCAATACCCGCACCAAGGTATTAATGAATGTAGGCAATCCTAAAGAGGCGTTTCGGCTATCCTTAATTCCCAATGATGGGGTAGGGTTGGCGCGGACTGAGTTTATTATTGCCAATCAGATTAAGGTTCACCCCTTGGCTTTGCTACATTTCGAGACGCTGAAGGATAAGGGCGCGAAGTGGGAAATTAGCCAATTGACAGGCTTATATGAGGAGATGTCTGAGTATTTCGTAGACAAGCTGGCTTCGGGCATTGGGATGCTAGCGGCTGCATTTTACCCCAAGCCGGTGATTGTGCGGATGTCTGACCTTAAGAGTAATGAATACGCCAATTTAATCGGCGGACAGGAGTTTGAACCGGAGGAAGAAAACCCGATGATGGGTTGGCGGGGGGCCTCGCGCTATTATGACCCGAAGTATCGCGAGGCGTTTGGCTTAGAATGCCAGGTGTTTAAGCGGGTTCGCAATGAAATGGGGTTAACCAATGTTATCCCGATGATTCCGTTTTGCCGCACGCCCAATGAGGGGCGAAAGGTATTGGAGGAGATGGCGAAGCATGGGTTAGTGCGCGGCGAGAATGGCTTGCAGGTTTATGTGATGTGCGAGTTACCCAGTAATATTGAGTTAGCCGATCGCTTTAGCGAAATCTTTGACGGTTTCTCGATTGGTTCTAACGATTTAACTCAGCTTACATTAGGTTTAGACCGCGATTCGGCTTTGGTGTCTCATCTATTCGACGAACGCGATGAGGCGGTGAAGCGCAAGTTAGAACGAGTCATCGCAACTGCAAAACAGTTTAATCGCAAAATTGGCATCTGCGGTCAAGCGCCTAGCGATTATCCAGAGTTTGCCCAATTCTTAGTCGAACAAGGTATCGATTCTATCAGTCTCAACCCCGACTCGGTACTGAAAACGCGATTGGCGATCGCCAAAACCGAGTCCGAAATCCTCTAA
- a CDS encoding serine/threonine-protein kinase has product MTTSAFSELFQSPLGGRYAIERSLGKQVGRQTFLAYDLQSQVQVVIKLLLLGKDFQWQDLKLFDREAKTLQSLHHPAIPRYLDYLDINLPRCKGVALVQSYIDAQSLEAHLRAGRTFSQAEVQNLAKALLEVLIYLHQQSPPVIHRDIKPSNILLTGTSDGSMGQIYLVDFGSVQHLAAKQGTTITVVGTYGYMPPEQFGGHTTPASDLYSLGVTLIYLITGQHPTELEQQGFRLHFQHSSLAPIFVDWLKWLIEPSPDERPASAKEALQVLENPRSRRKRVTIQQPKHSKILLNKTPECLDVRLPQKGMFRWPIVVLLGVVSFIGTRWIHTTIRSTPALADYAGKGLYLYTKIGSITTLVVVLITLLLVALLYKCLSSRVHLRINRKQVFLVRKSFIFEWQESWGATQSVEQILICPLLRTYEVVIQAESKEYTFGKGLLTRAEARWLAHELSNWLDVPCEEWKN; this is encoded by the coding sequence ATGACAACTTCGGCGTTCAGCGAACTGTTCCAATCTCCACTAGGCGGGCGTTATGCAATTGAGCGATCGCTAGGAAAACAAGTCGGGCGACAAACCTTTCTGGCGTATGATTTGCAATCTCAAGTCCAGGTTGTCATTAAGCTGCTATTGTTGGGCAAGGACTTTCAGTGGCAAGACCTCAAGCTGTTTGATCGTGAAGCTAAAACTCTACAATCGCTCCATCATCCGGCTATTCCGCGCTATCTTGACTATCTGGATATTAATCTTCCTCGTTGTAAAGGGGTTGCTTTAGTCCAGAGTTACATTGATGCACAGTCATTGGAAGCACATCTGCGGGCAGGACGAACCTTTAGTCAAGCCGAAGTTCAGAACCTTGCTAAAGCCCTACTAGAGGTTCTGATCTATTTGCACCAGCAGTCTCCCCCTGTCATCCATCGCGACATCAAGCCCAGCAACATTTTGTTGACAGGCACCTCCGATGGGAGCATGGGTCAGATTTATTTAGTAGATTTTGGCTCGGTTCAACACCTTGCTGCAAAACAAGGAACGACAATCACTGTTGTTGGCACCTATGGCTACATGCCACCGGAACAGTTTGGCGGACATACAACGCCTGCTTCCGACCTCTACAGTTTGGGTGTAACCTTAATCTATTTAATAACGGGTCAACATCCAACAGAGCTTGAGCAACAAGGCTTTCGGCTTCATTTTCAACACTCCTCGCTCGCTCCAATCTTTGTAGACTGGTTAAAGTGGCTAATTGAGCCGAGTCCTGACGAGCGTCCAGCTTCCGCTAAAGAAGCCCTTCAGGTTTTAGAAAACCCTCGGTCTCGAAGAAAGAGAGTCACTATCCAACAACCGAAACACAGCAAGATCCTCTTAAACAAGACCCCTGAATGTTTGGACGTGAGACTACCCCAAAAAGGAATGTTTAGGTGGCCTATCGTTGTGCTTCTTGGTGTTGTTAGTTTTATTGGAACGCGCTGGATTCACACCACGATCCGCTCAACTCCCGCCTTGGCTGACTATGCGGGGAAAGGTCTTTATTTATACACAAAAATCGGCTCTATAACTACCTTGGTCGTTGTTCTAATTACGCTTCTACTGGTGGCACTACTTTATAAGTGTCTATCATCTAGAGTTCATCTCCGCATCAATCGCAAACAAGTATTCCTCGTTCGCAAATCATTTATTTTTGAATGGCAGGAATCTTGGGGAGCGACGCAATCTGTAGAGCAAATTCTCATCTGTCCATTATTAAGGACTTACGAGGTTGTCATTCAAGCGGAGTCGAAGGAATACACATTTGGAAAAGGACTTCTGACGAGAGCTGAAGCTCGATGGCTTGCCCATGAACTAAGCAATTGGCTTGATGTTCCTTGTGAAGAGTGGAAAAACTAA